GATCAGCTCCTTCACCTTGGCGTCGGTCTTGTAGATGTCTTCCGGATCCCCGGACAGCGCCACCCAGCGGAACGGGCCTATGCCCTGGCAGAACAGCGGACGAATATAGGCCGGCACGAAACCCGGGAAGTCAAAGGCGTTCTCCACCCCCTTTTCCTTGGCCATCTGGCGAATGTTGTTGCCGTAGTCGGTGGTGGCCGAGCCGCGCTGCTGCAGCGCCAGCATGGCGCGCACCTGAATGGCCATGGACTCCTTGGCGGCATCCACCACCGCGGCTTCGTCCTTCAGGCGCATGTCGGCGGCGTATTCCATGGTCCAGCCCTTGGGCAGGTAGCCGTTCAGCGGATCGTGGGCGCTGGTCTGATCGGTTACCACGTCGGGCACGATGCCGCGCTCCACAATCTCGGGGAAGATATCGGCACAGTTGCCGAGCAGGCCCACGGACACCGCCTCGCCCTTGGCCTTGGCCTCGTCGATGATGCCCAGGGCTTCATCCAGGCTGTAGGCCTTTTTGTCCACATAACGGGTGCGCAGGCGGAAGTCGATACGGGTTTCGTCGCATTCCACCGCAATACAGCTGAAGCCGGCCATGGTGGCGGCCAGAGGCTGAGCACCGCCCATGCCACCCAGACCACCGGTAAGGATCCAGCGGCCCCTGGCGTCGCCGTTGAAGTGCTGCTTGGCCATGGCCACAAAGGTTTCGTAAGTGCCCTGCACAATCCCTTGAGAGCCGATGTAGATCCAGGATCCGGCGGTCATCTGGCCGTACATCATCAAGCCCTTTTTATCGAGCTCGTTAAAGTGCTCCCAGTTGGCCCAGTGGGGCACCAGGTTGGAGTTGGCCAGCAGCACTCTGGGGGCATCGGCGTGGGTCCTGAACACGCCCACCGGCTTGCCGGACTGGATCAGCAGGGTTTCGTCATCCTCCAGCCGGGTCAGCACCTCGGCAATGCGATCGAAGCAGGGCCAGTTGCGGGCGGCACGGCCGATGCCGCCATACACCACCAGATCCTCGGGGCGCTCGGCCACGTCCGGGTGCAGGTTGTTGTGCAGCATGCGGTAGGCGGCCTCGGTGAGCCAGCTCTTGCAGATTTTATTGACGCCGGTGGGCGCCTTGATCACGCGGCTGGGGTCGTGACGGTTGTTGTGCTGAGACATGGAAAATTCCCTCTTCAGTGTCGTAATCAATAGGGTGGTTTCATCAATTCAGAGTGCCTGGCCGGCAAATACCCGCCGGACCAGGGTGGGCAGGCCAACGCTGTAGGCCAGTTCCGCCGGGTTATTCGTGTTCCACAGGCAAAGATCCGCCCGCAGTCCGGGAGCAATGCGTCCGATCTGCTGCTGCAGCCCCAGTGCCCGGGCGCCATGGGCGGTGACCCCGCTCAGGGCTTCCAGCGGTGTGAGCCGGAACAGGGTACAGGCCATGTTCAGCATCAGCCGCAGACTGAAAATGGGGGAAGTACCGGGGTTGGCATCGGTGGCCAGGGCCATGGGCACCCCATGTCGGCGCAGCAGTTCAATGGGCGGCACTTTGGTTTCGCGCAGCATGTAAAAGGCGCCCGGCAGCAGGGTGGCGACGGTGCCGGCCTCGGCCAGGGCCTGAACCCCGGCGTCATCCAGATATTCGATATGATCCACCGACAAGGCCCCGGCCCGGGCGGCGGCGGCGCTGCCGCCGAGATTGGAGAGCTGCTCGGTATGACCCTTGATGGCCAGACCATAAGCCTTGGCGGCGGCATAGACCCGCAGGCACTGCGCTACCGAAAAGCCGATGCCCTCGCAGAACACATCCACCGCATCCGCCAGCCCGTCGGCGGCGGCCGCCGGGATCATGCGGTTGCACACCAGATCGATATAGCCGTCGGCATCGTCCTGGTATTCCGGCGGCAGGGCATGGGCCCCGAGCAGGGTGGTCAGCACCCGCACCGGCCGCTCCCGGCCCAGACGGCGGGCCACCCGCAGCATCTTCAGTTCGTCTTCCACGGTCAGGCCGTAACCGGACTTGATCTCTACCGTGGTCACGCCCTCGGCCATCAGCGCCTCGAGGCGCGGCAGGGCGGCCTGGTACAGCTCGTCTTCACTGGCCGCGCGGGTGGCGCGCACCGTGCTGAGAATGCCGCCGCCGGCACGGGCGATCTCTTCATAGCTTTTGCCTTCGAGCCGGGCCTCGAACTCGCCGGCGCGGCTGCCGCCAAACACCAGATGGGTATGGCAGTCCACCAGTCCCGGGGTCAGCACCCGGCCCTCGGCGTCGATCAGCTCGCCGGCGGCCTGTTCAGCGACCGGCAGCTCGCTCATGGGACAGACACGCGTGATCAGGCCATTGGTGATCGCCACCGCCATGGGCTGGGCGGCGGTGTTCTGGCCGTCAAACAGGGTGACGTTGATCCAGAGGCGATCCGGTTGGGACATGATGGGCTCCTTGCTTGCTGCATTTGTATATACATTTAAAGGAGCAAGGGTGCGACTGGCAAGGAAAATATCAGAATTAGTGGGAATAACGGAGCTTGATCACACAATTATTTTACATATGCAAGGCGTGATGACTGGATTTGTATATACACAAACACCTTTACCGCGCTGCTCCGCTTGCAGGAGAAAAGGGGGCAGGCTGGCCCGGTGCGCCGCTTGCCGTTACTATGTGCACTTTTACACGGAACCCCCGCATGGCCCTTTCCGCCACCCTGCGCAAGGTGCGCATCAATATCAGCGATCTGACCCGCCACTATTACCAGGCTCACAGCCTGACCGTGGCCCAGCATCCGTCCGAAACCGACATTCGCCTGATGGTGCGGCTGCTGGCCTTTATGCGCCACGCCGACGAAGAACTGAGCTTTACCAAGGGACTCAGCACCGACGACGAGCCCGAGCTGTGGCAAAAGGCGCCCGATGGCCGCATTGTGCTGTGGGTGGAGCTGGGTGAGCCCAGCGTCAAGCGCATCAAGCAGGCACTGTCCCGGGCCGAGCGGGTGGTTGTCTACAGCTACGGCGGCCGCAGCGCCGACGAGTGGTGGAGCAAGCACAAGGTGGAGCTGAGCCAGCTGCCCCGGCTGGAGATTTTTCACCTGGCCGATCCCCAACCGGCGCAGCTGGGGGGACTGTGTCAGCGCAGCATGGACTTGTTTGCCACCCTGCAGGATGAGGAAGTGCAGCTCACCGACGGCAGCCACAGCCTGGATCTGCTGCTCACCCGCTGGCGCTAAGACCGGGGGATTGGGGAATAGGGATTAGACGACCAAGGGGGCGTGTGTATTTTTCCGGTCCCCAGTCCCTAATCCCCGCTCCCATCACTTACAACTTCAGTGTTGATCTCAGCTTGTAGCGGTTGCCGGGGTGCCAGAGCCGGGCAAAACTCACCAGCTGATTCAGCGACCAGGTGCGCCGGGTCACCAGCAGGCAGGGTTGCTCGTGAGCAATCTGCAGCCAGTCACTGATATTGACCGGTGCCAGCCGGGCCTCAACAATATGCTCCATGTCCGACAGCGGGCATTGCGCCATCAGGTAGGCGTTGGGGGTCTGGCGGTTAAAATCGCACTGCAGGTAGCCCGGCGCCAGCTGGGGATTGACAAAGCGCTCTTCCACCTGAATGGGCACGCCGTTTTCCAGATGCACCAGCACCGAATGAAACACTTTAGAATTGAGCCGCATCCCCATGTTCAGCGCCACTTCCTCGTTGGCATGGCGGCTGTCGAGCACCAGCACCCGGTTGGCATAGTCATGGCCGCGACCGCGCACCTCATCGGCGATGTTGTTGATGTCGGCCAGGGGCGACTCCGCCTTGGGCTCGGTGACAAAGGTACCCAGCCCGGCCCGGCGCATCAGGTAACCCTCCTGCACCAGATCGCGAATGGCCTTGTGGGCGGTCATGCGGCTCACGCCAAACTGGCCGGCCAGCTCCTGCTCGGGCGGAATTTGCTGGTGCAGCGGGTATTCCCCCGACTCGATACGGGCCAGAATATGCTGTTTAATCTGCTGATAAAGGGGAATCGACTGGGTCACGGTGCCTCCTGCGGTATGGCTCAATTGTACATACAATTACCGGTGGGTCACGGTGCGTCGGCGCAAACCACGATGCGGAACTTTCCAGCCTGCCGGTTTTGCGCTATGGTGCGCGCAATTTCAACGAGCCCCCTTTATCATCAACAGAAAACAGGTAGATTGTGGAAAAACATGAAGAGGTACTGGTGGCCCTGCGCCAGATCATCCGCGCCATCGATCTCCATTCCCGCCAGCTCAGCAAGGCCTCCGGCCTGACCGGGCCCCAGCTGCTGCTGATGCAGGCCATCAGCGAGCATGGCGACATCACCATGCGCAAGCTGGCCCAGGCCACCAACATGAGCCAGGCCACCGCCACCACCATTATCGACCGGCTGGAGCAGAAGCAGCTGGTGCGGCGGGAGCGCAGCCAGACCGACAAGCGCAAGGTGCATGCGGTACTGACCGAGGCCGGCGTGGAAAAGCTGAAAACCGCCCCCCGGCCCTTGCAGGAAAGCTTTATTCAGCGTTTTCAGTCGCTGGAACAATGGGAGCAGAACCTGCTGCTGTCCTCGGTGCAGCGCATCTCATCCATGATGAACGCCCACGATCTGGACGTGGCCCCCCTGTTGCAGGTGGGCAGCCTGCTGCACGAATAACCACGGGGCCGCCCCTATTCCAGACCGATACCGATATTGGAGACGCCGCCCTGGGCGGCGAAGTCCCGCACCGCCAGAATGGTGGCGGCTTCCCGCGGCTGGGACACCCGCTCCAACAGCTCCACCTGAAATTCCATTTCCGCTTCCATCAGTTCGTGTTCGTAAAGCTCCTGCTCTTCCAGCTCCCGCTCCGCCATCAGCTCGGCAAAGCCGGCCACCGTGCCCAGCGAGGCATTGCTGGCTTCCATCGCTTCCTCGCCAATACGGCAGATCACCGAGTTGTAGGCCGCCCCCAGGGCCACGCAGGCGTCCAGCGCCGGCCAGGCACCGTAGGATTCAAATTTGTTCGGATCCGGAATAACATTCTCGAAAGACTCCAGCTCGGCAGAGAGATCCACCCGCGACCCCTTGACCGTCAGGTAGGTCCAGAGCACGTCCAGGCAGTGGCGAAAACGCGCCCCGTCGCCAAAGCCGGCGGTGTCGGCAAACAGCCGGTAGTTGGGGTACATGCGCTCCGCCAGCGCCAGCGCGAACACGGTTTGCTGCCAGGGCGAGAGTTTGTTGAGTTTTTTATAAAATTTATCGCCGAACACGCGAAATTCCTTGTGGTTGGGTTTCCCCCGCGGCCCGATGGCCGTTTGCTCCCGGGCTCACAGTTTGCGGGGGAAACACTGGTATAAGATTTTGCCTGTGTCATTGTCTCACAAAACCGGCGAACACCCCATTTCAAGGAGAACAGGTATGGCCAATCATACCCTGCTGCTGCTCAGCCAGGACAATCATCACTACCGGGATCTGCTGAGCAAGGCCTACCTGCCGGGCCTGACCGTGCTGATGCCCGGCAACGACAACGAAATTCGGGCCGGTCTGGAGCGGGCCGACATTCTGCTGGGCGAGCCCGCCCGCATTCGCCCCTGGCTGAAGGAAGCCCGGCAACTGAAGTGGGTGCAGTCCACCTATGCCGGGGTCGATGTGCTGCTGAGCCCGGGCACCCGCCAGGACTATCTGCTCACCAATGTGCGCGGCATTTTCGGCCCGCTGGTGAGCGAATACGTGTTTGCCCACCTGCTGTCACTCACCCGCCATCTGCGCCACTACCGGGAGCAGCAACGGCACCACAACTGGCAACCCATCGCCTACCAGAGCCTGGCGGGCAAGACCATGCTGGTGCTGGGCACCGGCAGCATTGGCCAGCACGTGGCCGGCACCGCCCGCCACTTTGGCATGCAGGTGCTCGGCATCAGCCGCACCGGCCGTGAAGCCCCCAACTTTGATCGTACCTACCAGCCGCCGGCGCTGAACAAGGTGCTGCCCCAGGCCGACGTGGTGGTGAGTGTTCTGCCCTCCACCCCCGAAACCCGGCGGCTGTTCAACGAGGAGCGGCTCAATCACATCAAGCCCGGCGTGGTGTTCTTTAACGTGGGCCGGGGTGATGCGGTGGATGAGACCGCCCTGCTGCACGCCCTGCGCAGCGGCCGCATTGGCGCCGCCGTGCTCGACGTGTTCGCCACCGAGCCCCTGCCCGAAAGCAGTCCGCTGTGGGACATGCCCAATGTGGTGATCACCCCGCACAACTCCGGCTACAGCTTTCCCGATCAGATAGTGACCCGCTTCAGCCGCAATTACCTCAAGTTTATCGAGGGCAAGACCATGGAAGGGCTGGTAAATTTCGACCTGGGCTACTGATGAAAACCCTGCTCGCCGAGGTGCGCGCCTGCCGGCTGTGCGAGGCTCACCTGCCCCTGGGTCCACGCCCGGTGGTGCAGCTGGGGGAACGCGCGCGCATTCTGATCATCGGTCAGGCACCGGGCACCCGGGTGCATGAAACCGGCATTCCCTGGAACGATGCCAGTGGCGATACCCTGCGCCGCTGGCTGGCGCTCGACCGGACAGTGTTTTACGACCCTGAGCAAGTCGCCATCATGCCCATGGGCTTTTGCTACCCGGGCCGGGGCAAGAGCGGGGATTTGCCGCCCCGCCCGGAATGTGCTCCCGCCTGGCATGCACGCATACTGGCGGCCCTGCCCGACATTCGCCTGACCCTGCTGATCGGCCAGTACGCCCAGCGTTATTACCTGGGCCAGCGTTACCCCACCCTCACCGAAACGGTGCGCCACTGGCGGGAATTCACTCCCGAGCGCCTGCCCCTGCCCCACCCGTCGCCCCGCAACCGTTACTGGCTGACTAAAAACCCCTGGTTCGAGCGAGAAGAGCTGCCGGCACTGCGGGCACGGGTGCATGAGGTGTTGAAAAGCTGAAAGACGGAAGATTGTTACGGGGGTTGCGCAGGAGCCAGCATGCGTTCCCACGCAGGGCGCGGGAACGAGAAAAGTGGCATCAACCGATTATCCCCGCTTGGGCACCAGCTGTGATAGCAGAAACAGGGCAGCGGCGGCCACCACCACGGACGGGCCCGTGGGGGTATCGTAACTCACCGACAGTTGCAGGCCGCCGAGCACCGCCAGCACGCCAATGCCCGAGGCCAGGGCGGCCATCTGCTCAGGAGTGCGGCTGAAGCGGCGGGCGGTAGCGGCGGGAATGATCAGCAGCGAGGTGATGATCAGCGCCCCCACAAACTTCATCGCCACCGCGATCAGCACACTGATCATCAACAGCAGCAACAGCTTGAGCCGCTCCACCGGCACGCCTTCGACCCGGGCCAGCTCTTCACTGACGGTCACGGACAGCAACGGACTCCAGAAGTGTCTCAACAACAGCAGCAGCAGGGCGCCGCCACCATAGATCCAGGCCAGATCCGAGCTCTGAATCGCCAGCAGATCCCCGAACAGGTAGGCCATCAGATCCACACGAATATTGTCCATAAAGGCCAGTGCCACCAGCCCCAGCGACAGCGCGGTATGGGCCAGAATGCCGAGCAGGGTGTCGGTGCTGAGCCGGCTGCCCCGCTGCAAACCGGCCAGCAACACCCCCAGCAGCAGGCAGGCCACCAGCACCGCCAGGGTCAGGTTAATTTGCAGCAGCAGGCCCATGGCCACCCCCAGCAGGGAGGAGTGGGCCAGGGTGTCGCCAAAATAGGCCATGCGCCGCCATACCACAAAGCTGCCCAGGGGGCCGGCCAGCACGGCAATACCCAGCCCCGCCAGCAGGGCGTAAAGCAGAAAACTATCCCACATGGCGCACGTCTCCGTGATGCTCGTCGTCGCAATCATGATGATGGGTATAGACCGCCAGCTGGGCCAGCTCGGGCCGGCCGAACAGACGGGCGAACTCCGGATGGCGGGCCACCTGCTCGGGCTCACCGTGGCAGCACACGTGACGGTTCAGGCAAATCACGCGATGGGTGCTGGCCATCACCAGATGCAGATCGTGGGATACCATGAGCACTCCGCATTGCAGTTCCCCGGCCAGTTGCTGGATCAGCGCATACAGTTCGGTCTGGCCGTGCACGTCCACCCCCTGGGCCGGCTCGTCCAGGATCAACAGTTCGGGCGCCATCATCAGGGCCCGTGCCAGCAGAATACGCTGCATTTCCCCTCCGGAGAGCGCCTGCATGGCCCGCTCGGCCAGCCGCTCGGCGCCCACCCGGGCCAGTGCCTGGGCCACGGTCAGCCGGCGGCCGCGAGACAGGCTGAGAAAGCGTGCCACCGTCAGTGGCAACACCGGATCCAGGTGCAGTTTCTGGGGCACATAGCCCACCCGCAGCCCCGGCTTGCGCCACAGTGTGCCCCGGGAGGCCTGACGCAATTCCAGCACCAGCTTTATAAGCGAACTCTTGCCGGCACCATTGGGCCCCACCACGGTGAGGATCTCGCCGCGGTGCAGGCTCAGGGATATTCGATCCAGAATGACGTTGCCGTCCGCTTCCAGGCCAACCTCGGTCAGCTCTACCAGTTTGGTCATTCGCGATGCGCCTTTACTTCAATATTTGTAATATTATAACATTCTCGTTCACGCGAATTCCATTCACAATCACTCGAGAATGCCTGCCATGAGAGCCCTGCTTTTTCTGACCCTGCTGCTTGCCGGCCAGGCCAGTGCCGTTGAAGTTCTGACCACCGTCAAGCCACTGCAACTGATCGCCAATGCCATCACTCGGGGCGGCGAGCCCGCCGGGCTGCTGCTTAAACCCGGCACATCGCCCCACGACTATGCCCTTAAACCCTCGGATCTGCGCCGTATTCAACAGGCCGATCTGGTGATCTGGGTAGGCCCTGATCTGGAAGGATTCCTCACTCCGCTGCTGGCCAACCGTGGCAACAGCCTGGCGCTGATGCCGCTGTTGCCGTCCGAACAGCAACACCGGGATGAACACGGACACCATGATGAAGATGAACATGGCCACCATGACGATCATCAGGGTGACGAGCCGGCTCATGATAACGGCAAAATCGTAATCGCCCAGCATGAGGCTCATGCTCACGACGAACATGACCATGGTGACCGGGATCCCCACATCTGGCTGGATCCCCACAACGGCCTGGCCATCGCCCGGCTGATCGCCGAGCGCCTGGGAGAGCTGGATCCGGACAATCTTGATCGATATCAACACAACCTGGCGCTGTTTGAGTCAAAGTTGCACGAAACCGATGCCCGTGTAACCGAGCGCCTGGCCCCGGCCAGAGGCAAGGGCTATTTTGTGTTTCACGACGCCTATGGCTACTGGGAAGCCCACTATCAGATCCCCTCGCTGGGTTATTTCACCGTCAACCCCGAGCGGGCCCCGGGGGCACAAACCGTGGCACGCATTCACCAGGCGCTGAAACAGGCCAACGCCGAATGCGTGTTTGCCGAACCCCAGTTCCGTCCCGCCGTGATCAACGCCGTGGTGCGGGATACTCAGGCCCGCGTGGCGGTACTGGATCCTCTGGCCAGCGACATTCAGGACGGCGCCGAAGGCTATTTCGACTTCATGTTCAAGTTGGCCAACGACATGGCCGTTTGTTTGTTGAATGAAAGATGAACACTCGGACACGAATTTTTGTATAATGCCGAACTTTCGTGATGAATGATGCACTAACACCAGTGGCCCGATGTTTTCGGGCCATTTAGTAATAAAAGACGACCAGCTTATTTAATTTGGTTATTAAAACGTCGAACAATAAACGGTCACAATATGCATCGTGTAGTATTCCACTGGCACAGGTAATCCGGATGAATTTTCTCCGCCCGATACAAAGCAGACTGCAAGACATGCCCTCGCCCCTGCCCCGGCGACACCTTTACGGTATTGTCCTGCTCAGCGGCCTGACCCTCTCCACCGCGGCCCTGATGCCCACTCCTGGTGAGCTGACCGACAAGCCGGTGCGCATCAGTATTCCCGCCAGCCTGCATGTGCCCCAGCACCCGCAGGAACAGGAACAGGTCGACAGCACCGAATTTTATACCCTGCCCAACGATGATATCGGCGCCGCCGAGCCGGTGGACGCGCTGGACGAAATCGCCGCCAGCGAGCCGGAATGGCAGGAATACGTGGTGCAGAACGGCGACACCCTGAGCACCATTTTCAACGGTCTGGGCCTGCCTCTGGCCACCATGTACAAGCTGCTGGATGCCGACGAAAACCGGGTGCTCGACGGGCTGCGCCCCGGCCAGACCCTGTATCTGCTGATCGACGAAAACAACCTGCTGCAGGAGTTCAAGATCCAGCGGGACATCATGCGGACCCGCATTTTTACCCGCAACGGCGAGGGTTATGAAAGCCGGCTGAAGACCGAGGAAAGCCACTGGGAAAGCCGCAGCCTCAAGGGCACCATCAATGGCAGCTTCTACCTCAGCGCCCGCAGTGCGGGGCTGTCCGCCGGCCAGATCCAGAAAATCGCCAACCTGTTCCAGTGGCAGCTCAACTTTGCCCGGGATCTGCGCCAGGGCGATACCTTCCGGGTGGTGGTCAAGCGCGAATTCGTGGAAGGCCAGAGCACCGGCAAGGCCGAGCTGCAGGCGGTGGAGATCATCAACAACGGCCGCAGCTACCAGGCGTTCCGCCATGAAGACGGCAACTTCTATGACGATCAGGGCAACAGCATGGAACGCGGCTTTGTGCGCATTCCGCTGAAACACCACTCCCGCATCAGCTCCAACTTCAACCTGCACCGCAAGCATCCGGTCACCGGTCGCATTCGTCCCCACAAGGGCACCGACTTTGCCGTGCCCACCGGCACCCCGGTGCTGGCGCCGGGCGACGGCGTGGTGGTCAAGGCGACCCGCCACCGGCTGGCCGGCAACTACCTGGTGATCCGCCACGGCCGCAAGTACACCACCCGCTTCCTGCACCTGAGCAAGTTCCTGGTGAAGCCGGGTGATAAGGTGCGCCGCGGAGACCGCATCGCGCTGTCGGGCAACACCGGCCGCTCCACCGGCCCGCACCTGCACTACGAGTTTCTGGTCAACAACCGGCCGGTGGATCCCATGCAGGTCAAGCTGCCCATGGCCGAGGGCCTGACCGGCAATGCCCGCAAGCAGTTCCTGGTCAGGGTGCAACAGCTCAAGCAGCAACTCTCCGCCGGCTGAGCCGGCGCCAGGTCATAAAAAAGCGCCATTCGGCGCTTTTTTTGTTCGGTGTGTCCCGTCCTTACTCCGCGTGGTAAGGCCGCGACAGCCGGTGCACCGACTCAATAAAGGCGCCGGCGTGCGCCGGATCCACATCCAGATGAATGCCGTGGCCCAGGTTGAACACATGGCCGGGGCCATGGCCAAAGCCTTCCAGAATGCCGGCCACTTCCTGCTCGATGCGGGGAATGGGCGCATACAGCATGGACGGATCCATGTTGCCCTGCAGCGCCACCCGGTCACCCACCCGGCGTTTGGCGTCGGCGATATTGATGGTCCAGTCCAGGCCCACGGCGTCGCAGCCGGTGGCGGCGATGGCTTCCAGCCACTGGCCGCCGTTCTTGGTGAACAGGGTCACCGGCACGCGGCGGCCGTCGGCCTCGCGGGTCAGCCCGTCGACGATCTTGGCCATGTACTGCAGCGAAAACTCGTTGTAGTCCCGCGGCGTGAGCACGCCGCCCCAGGTGTCGAAGATCATCAGTGACTGGGCGCCCGCCGCCACCTGGGCGTTAAGGTAGCTGGTGACACTGTCGGCCAGCTTGTCGAGCAGGGCGTGCAGGGTCTGCGGCTCGGCATACATCATCTTCTTGATTTTGGTAAAGGCCTTGGAGCTGCCGCCTTCCACCATGTAGGTGGCCAGGGTCCAGGGGCTGCCGGAGAAGCCGATCAGCGGCACCTCGCCCTGCAGCTCGCGGCGAATGGTGCGCACCGCGTTCATCACGTAGCCCAGCTCGTCTTCCGGATCGGGAACGCCGATACGCGCCACGTCGGCGGCGCAGGTGACCGGACGCTCAAAGCGCGGGCCTTCGCCGGTTTCAAAATACAGCCCCAGGCCCATGGCGTCGGGAATGGTCAGAATGTCGGAAAACAGAATGGCCGCGTCCAGCGGAAAGCGACGCAATGGCTGCAGGGTCACTTCGCAGGCCAGCTCGGCATTGCGGCACAGCGACATAAAATCGCCGGCCTGGGCCCGGGTGGCCTTGTATTCCGGCAGGTAGCGGCCGGCCTGACGCATCATCCATACCGGGGTGTAGTCGGTGGGCTGACGCATCAGCGCGCGCAGATAGGTATCATTCTTGAGTGGTTTCATTCCGTCGTTCCGCATCGGGTGGCAAAATTGCCCGCATTGTACCACTACCGCCCGGGAACGCGAAAAAGCCGGACCCGGCCCCGGAATGGTCACGAAATCACCACCGGCTATTGACCACGGCACCGCTTTTCTTTACTTATAGTACTGAGCCCATCAGGCAGCCCACGGAGGGAACCATGCTCGGGAAACTGGAACAGACCAAAGCCAGGCTTGGCGGCATTCACAAGGCACTGGACGCCTTTCTCAATGCCCGCCAGGCCCTGCTCGTTGAATATATTCGCCTTTCCACTCATCACAGCCTTCCCTCACAGGACGAGCTGCACGAATTCTGCGGCCAGCTGGTCGACTATGTCTCCGCCGGCCATTTCGAGATTTACGATCACGTGCTGGCGGCCTACGAGTCATCCCGGGGCAATGCCCGCGTGCTGGCTGAGCGTATTTATCCGCGCATCAAGCGCAATACCGACGAAGCCCTGAACTTTCACGACAAGTACACCCAGGCCGACGACGACACCCTGCTGGAGCTGGATCAGGATCTGAACCGGCTGGGGGAGCTGCTGGAAGAGCGCTTCTCGCTGGAAGACCGGCTGGTGTCGGCCATCGATCTGGTGGACCATCTGGATACCGGCACCCCGGCGTAAGGAGGCCCCATGGCCGAACGCAGAGCCTTTTGCCGCATTGACTTCCGTGCCGATGCCCGGCTGACCGATGCGGCGGGCCGGCAGTGGCCGGCCCGGGTGCGGGATCTGTCCCTGCACGGCGCCCTGCTTGTCGTGAATGACTGGCCGGGGCAGGACGGCGATGCGCTGAGCCTGCGCATTCCTCTCGAAGACGGCAGCGCCATTCGCATGACCGGCCGCCAGCGTCACCACGAAGGTGCCGATGTGGGGCTGGAATGCGCGCACCTCGACCTGGACAGCGCCACCCACCTGCGCCGGCTGGTGGAACTGAATCTGGGCGACGAGCAACTGCTGCAACGGCAGTTTGAGCAGTTGCTGAAGAGCGGCTGAGCGCCCTCCACTGGCGCGGTACAGACAAGGTACCGG
The Oceanimonas pelagia genome window above contains:
- the hutU gene encoding urocanate hydratase, with the protein product MSQHNNRHDPSRVIKAPTGVNKICKSWLTEAAYRMLHNNLHPDVAERPEDLVVYGGIGRAARNWPCFDRIAEVLTRLEDDETLLIQSGKPVGVFRTHADAPRVLLANSNLVPHWANWEHFNELDKKGLMMYGQMTAGSWIYIGSQGIVQGTYETFVAMAKQHFNGDARGRWILTGGLGGMGGAQPLAATMAGFSCIAVECDETRIDFRLRTRYVDKKAYSLDEALGIIDEAKAKGEAVSVGLLGNCADIFPEIVERGIVPDVVTDQTSAHDPLNGYLPKGWTMEYAADMRLKDEAAVVDAAKESMAIQVRAMLALQQRGSATTDYGNNIRQMAKEKGVENAFDFPGFVPAYIRPLFCQGIGPFRWVALSGDPEDIYKTDAKVKELIPDDPHLHNWLDMARERISFQGLPARICWVGLKDRARLGRAFNEMVKNGELKAPIVIGRDHLDSGSVASPNRETEAMQDGSDAVSDWPLLNALLNTAGGATWVSLHHGGGVGMGFSQHSGVVIVADGTEAADARLSRVLRNDPGTGVMRHADAGYDIAIDCAREQGLDLPMINGLSNKD
- the hutI gene encoding imidazolonepropionase is translated as MSQPDRLWINVTLFDGQNTAAQPMAVAITNGLITRVCPMSELPVAEQAAGELIDAEGRVLTPGLVDCHTHLVFGGSRAGEFEARLEGKSYEEIARAGGGILSTVRATRAASEDELYQAALPRLEALMAEGVTTVEIKSGYGLTVEDELKMLRVARRLGRERPVRVLTTLLGAHALPPEYQDDADGYIDLVCNRMIPAAAADGLADAVDVFCEGIGFSVAQCLRVYAAAKAYGLAIKGHTEQLSNLGGSAAAARAGALSVDHIEYLDDAGVQALAEAGTVATLLPGAFYMLRETKVPPIELLRRHGVPMALATDANPGTSPIFSLRLMLNMACTLFRLTPLEALSGVTAHGARALGLQQQIGRIAPGLRADLCLWNTNNPAELAYSVGLPTLVRRVFAGQAL
- a CDS encoding YaeQ family protein, with protein sequence MALSATLRKVRINISDLTRHYYQAHSLTVAQHPSETDIRLMVRLLAFMRHADEELSFTKGLSTDDEPELWQKAPDGRIVLWVELGEPSVKRIKQALSRAERVVVYSYGGRSADEWWSKHKVELSQLPRLEIFHLADPQPAQLGGLCQRSMDLFATLQDEEVQLTDGSHSLDLLLTRWR
- the hutC gene encoding histidine utilization repressor; amino-acid sequence: MTQSIPLYQQIKQHILARIESGEYPLHQQIPPEQELAGQFGVSRMTAHKAIRDLVQEGYLMRRAGLGTFVTEPKAESPLADINNIADEVRGRGHDYANRVLVLDSRHANEEVALNMGMRLNSKVFHSVLVHLENGVPIQVEERFVNPQLAPGYLQCDFNRQTPNAYLMAQCPLSDMEHIVEARLAPVNISDWLQIAHEQPCLLVTRRTWSLNQLVSFARLWHPGNRYKLRSTLKL
- a CDS encoding MarR family winged helix-turn-helix transcriptional regulator, which translates into the protein MEKHEEVLVALRQIIRAIDLHSRQLSKASGLTGPQLLLMQAISEHGDITMRKLAQATNMSQATATTIIDRLEQKQLVRRERSQTDKRKVHAVLTEAGVEKLKTAPRPLQESFIQRFQSLEQWEQNLLLSSVQRISSMMNAHDLDVAPLLQVGSLLHE
- a CDS encoding YjaG family protein, whose amino-acid sequence is MFGDKFYKKLNKLSPWQQTVFALALAERMYPNYRLFADTAGFGDGARFRHCLDVLWTYLTVKGSRVDLSAELESFENVIPDPNKFESYGAWPALDACVALGAAYNSVICRIGEEAMEASNASLGTVAGFAELMAERELEEQELYEHELMEAEMEFQVELLERVSQPREAATILAVRDFAAQGGVSNIGIGLE
- a CDS encoding D-2-hydroxyacid dehydrogenase, which produces MANHTLLLLSQDNHHYRDLLSKAYLPGLTVLMPGNDNEIRAGLERADILLGEPARIRPWLKEARQLKWVQSTYAGVDVLLSPGTRQDYLLTNVRGIFGPLVSEYVFAHLLSLTRHLRHYREQQRHHNWQPIAYQSLAGKTMLVLGTGSIGQHVAGTARHFGMQVLGISRTGREAPNFDRTYQPPALNKVLPQADVVVSVLPSTPETRRLFNEERLNHIKPGVVFFNVGRGDAVDETALLHALRSGRIGAAVLDVFATEPLPESSPLWDMPNVVITPHNSGYSFPDQIVTRFSRNYLKFIEGKTMEGLVNFDLGY
- a CDS encoding uracil-DNA glycosylase family protein, with protein sequence MKTLLAEVRACRLCEAHLPLGPRPVVQLGERARILIIGQAPGTRVHETGIPWNDASGDTLRRWLALDRTVFYDPEQVAIMPMGFCYPGRGKSGDLPPRPECAPAWHARILAALPDIRLTLLIGQYAQRYYLGQRYPTLTETVRHWREFTPERLPLPHPSPRNRYWLTKNPWFEREELPALRARVHEVLKS